GCAGGTGGCCATCAAATGCGTGCCGCGGGATCGCATCCAGCACTGGGGCGAGCTGGTGAGTGAGCGGGGCCAGCGGCAGaagccgggccgggccgggccgggatgAGCCGGGGCCCGGCAGGGTGGGAGCCGCCGGGAGCCGTGCGGGGAGAGCGGGCGTGGGGTGAGCGGGGGGCCCAGAGCATCCGGGGCTGGGTGAGGGGTCCCGGAGCCCTGGCACGGCCTCGGCCCCACTGACGGCATCGTGGTCCTCCCGCAGCCCGACGGCGCCCGTGCGCCCCTGGAAGTCGTGCTGCTGCACAAGGTGTCCTCTGGATGCGCTGGTGTCATTCAGCTCCTGGAGTGGGTTGAGCTCCCCGACAGCTTCTTGTTGGTGCTGGAGCGTCCAGAGCGGAGCCAGGACCTCTCGGGTTTCCTGGCGGAGCGGAGGTTCCTGCCGGAGGAGGAGGCGCGGGGGCTGTTCCGCCAGGTGCTGGAGGCCGTGCGGCACTGCACCAGCTGCGGGGTCCTGCACCGCGACATCAAGCCCGAGAACATCCTGCTCGACCTGGCCACCGGGCAGCTCAAACTCATCGACTTTGGCTGTGGCGCCTTCCTCCAAGACACAGCCTACACCCAGTTTGCAGGTGAGCCCTCGCAGGGGATGTTCCTG
The nucleotide sequence above comes from Hirundo rustica isolate bHirRus1 unplaced genomic scaffold, bHirRus1.pri.v3 scaffold_208_arrow_ctg1, whole genome shotgun sequence. Encoded proteins:
- the LOC120747812 gene encoding serine/threonine-protein kinase pim-1-like, translating into CSQVAIKCVPRDRIQHWGELPDGARAPLEVVLLHKVSSGCAGVIQLLEWVELPDSFLLVLERPERSQDLSGFLAERRFLPEEEARGLFRQVLEAVRHCTSCGVLHRDIKPENILLDLATGQLKLIDFGCGAFLQDTAYTQFAGTLAYSPPEWIHHQRYHGEAATIWSLGLLLYHLVMGKHPFRRGQQIIWGRILFPRWLSQECQDVIKRCLSMQPLDRPSLEDLFHDPWLQGVHLP